TCCAGGGAATAATGTGAGCGGCAACTCCTACGGGTTCCTTAAGTGTGATGGTAAGTTGATCATCTGAAACCACCATGCTTTCACCGTTCAGTTTGCTGGCGGCTCCAGCATAATACTCAAGCGTTCTAACGGAATTTCCGACCTCTACAAGACGGCTTTCCCGAATGGGCTTTCCCGTCTCCAGGGTGTTTGTCATTGCTATCTGTTCCTTATGCTGATCGAGCGCTTCTGCTAGGCTAGAGATAAACTTTGCGCGTTCCCTTGGAGGTACATGAGACCATTTCCCAAAGGCATGTTTTGCGGCCTTTACAGCTTTCTCAACATCTTCCTTCTGTGCCTCGGCTATCTCGGCAAGGGGTTCTTCAGTTGCAGGATTCTCCCTGATAAATGTCTTACCGCTCACCGAATCGACTTCTTTGCCGTTAATGAAAAGGCCGTATTTTCTCTGTGACTTAGCCATTTATTTCCTCCGGAACTTATGGACATAGTTAGTTATTGTAATATTACCTTATCTGGCATTATAAATCATCCAAATTCTCTTATGAGCGTGTTGAAGGGATTTAAGATTTAATTGAATAATGTTATGTGGAATATACTGTTCTCAGAATTGTTTATATTTGACAATATTTATGCACATCGACTTATAGTATTTCGGACTTGTAAATATGATGATGTACGTAATATTAGCAGCAATCGATTTAAATTTGACAAATAAGGCCCCAAATTCTTAGTATAATTGTAAATTGCTTATCAAATATTATTTACAATCACAGTGCGCTCTTATAAGCTATACTTTTAAATTAATAAATAAGGTCTAGGAAGTCAGAATAGCCGATACTTTAATGTTATTTTATTTACTTGAGATAGATTATAGTTCTGGATTTGCCGATTAGAATTATGAAATCAATTACCAAAATCATGTACTGTTGCTCGACAATTTTTATGCTTTTATGTTTGGCGTTAATTGGAGCGGGGTGTTCGGAAACTACCGAGAGAAATGAGGACCGAGAACCTTGTGACTCTTTCGATCCGCTCAGACAGCCCTTTTTTGGAGATACTCACATACATACTAGCTTTTCCTTTGACGCTTATGTTTTCTCGGTCCGCAACTATCCAAACGATGCTTACAAATTTGCGAAGGGCGAAGCTGTTCCACTACCTGATGCCTTAGCCATGGGTGGTGAACCCCAAATGCGGTTGGCCCGGCTTCGACGCCCCCTTGACTTTGCTGCTGTAACAGATCACGCCGAACTCTTTGGCGAGATGATAATTTGTAGCCGTTCTTCGGAAGACACGCCTGGACACGATACTCTGCTTTGTGAGCAGATGCGGTCTGGAAAACCCGATCCACGTACTGTTGCCCTCGAGTGGGCTTTCAACCCCCTTTTGAGGAATTTCACGGCGAGACCCCTTGTCTTTTGCGGCGATGAAGGTGTAGACTGTCCGGGGGCTGTTGTTTCAATGTGGAATGAAATTCAGGATGCCGCTGAGGCACATTACGATAGGACTTCCGCATGCAGTTTTACCACCTTTGTAGCATATGAGTACACGGCTCAACCGGTATTTGACAATCTCCACCGTAATGTAATCTTTCGAAATAGTAATGTAATTAGAAGTCCAATTTCTAACGTCACAACGGGTGGTCCGTTCCCAGTGGTACTGTGGGAAAAACTGAGAGAAGAATGTCTCAATTCTAAAAAAGGATGTGATGTCCTTACGATTCCACACAATGCCAACCTGTCTGGCAGCGGTCCTGAAGCTCCAAACGGTAGGATGTTTCCCGACCCTTTGACCGCCGCTGAAGCTGGCGAGCGCGCTTTTTTCGAGCCTCTAATGGAGATCATCCAGCATAAGGGAGCATCAGAGTGCCGCTTTGATCGTTTGGCCCGTCGAGGGGTTCAGACAATAGACGAACTTTGCACATTCGAACAGGTGCCGAAGTTAAACCTCAATCCTGCATTGCCTGACGTTCAGATCGATGAATTTCCTACGCGAAACATGATCCGCAACGCACTTAAAGATGGAATGGCCCTGTCCTCTAAATTTGATGGGATAAATCCATTCAAGTACGGACTGGTCGGCAGCACGGATACACATAACGGAACACCCGGGGACTCGCTTGAGTCCGACTTCCAAGGCCACGCGGGAACCGATGATGCCCCACTTGCACGAATGATTGACGGCATTTACCGTGGCCCAGGCGGGCTCGCAGTTGTCTGGGCCGAAGAAAACTCCAGAGACTCTATCTTCGAGGCAATGCGACGGAAGGAGACATACGGCACCAGTGGGACACGACCCATAGTAAGATTCTTTGGAGGCTGGGAATACGAGAATACTCCTAAAGAGCTGTGTGACGATCCAGATCGAGTTGAAATAGGATATGGGCTAGGTGTGCCCATGGGATCAGATCTGCCCAGTCGTGAGGAAGGGAAGAATCCGCGTTTTTTGGTTGCGGCCCTAAAAGACCCTGGCTATCCAGCTGTTCTTCTGGGGCAGCGGCCAATTCCTGGGACTCCTCTTCAGCGCATTCAGATTGTAAAGGGTTGGGTGGACAGCGATGGAAAAACCCATGAACAGGTCGTGACTGTGGTGGGCAACGAGGAAATTTCCGGCAATGAACTAAATACGAACACCTGCGAGCCTAACCTTGAAGCAGGATTTACTGAGCTGTGTACGGTGTGGGAGGATAAAAACTTCGATCCCGCCCTACCCGCCTTTTACTACGCTCGTGTGCTCGAGAATCCTACATGTAGGTGGAGCACATTTGCTTGCAAAGCAGCTGGCGTAGACCCCCTTTCTAAGTCTGAGGAATGTCTGATTCAGGCTGGATTGGCAAATGCAAAAGCAGTAGCAGAGGGGGTAATCGATGAGGGTGATACCCCGTTTAACAACTGCTGTCTGAACGAGACAAACGATCCCTTCCTGAGTCGAACGCTTCAGGAGCGCGCATGGACTTCACCAATATGGTACGTACCTGATGGCTAATATTATGAATTTATTTTCTCGGGCAATTCGAACTCCGGTCTTCCAGTTTCTCTTCCTTGGCGGGCTCATTTTTATCGTGAATGTAGAGTGGAGGTCCAGAACTCTAAACAATACAGGCAATCCTTATCATCAAGAATTGGTGATTACAGCTAAAAAGATTGACCAACTCCGAAGCGACCTAATTGCAAAATCAGGTTTGACGCCTACACCTCGAGAGTTGCAATCAGCAATACAGGAGGCCATTGACGAAGAAATTCTCTATAGAGAGACCCTTTCGCTTGGGCTAGATCGGGGAAGTTCAGCGATACGACAACGACTCATTCAAATTGCTCGTTTCGTGGCTGAGGACCCTGATCAGGACGAAGATGCTCTATATGAGTTGTCACTTAAACTTGGATTAAATCGCAGTGACCTTGTAGTCCGCCGATATCTTGTAACTAAGATGCGTCTCATTGCCGAAAGAGTACCCATGGATGAGGAGGTGCAAATCCCTACCGATGCTGAACTAGAGAAATTTATCCATCAGAACCCCGAAAAATATATATTTCTCAGCAGCGTACGCTTTTCACATGTTTATTTGAGTAAGGATCGACGTGGTATGTATGCTAAAGCAGATGCGAGACGAATGTTGAAAGAACTGCAATCTAAAGGCATTGATCCTATGGATGCTTCAAAACAAGGTGATCCTTTCCTACTAGGTCAACACAATTCCTGGAAATCGCATAAAAGGTTAGAGCAACTCTTCGGTCCTGACTTTGCAAATTCTGTTATGGGGCTTCCCATTGCAGAGTGGTCCGGTCCAATTCAATCCAGTTATGGGTGGCACATTGTCTGGTTACACGGGAAGCAGAAGGATAAACTTCCGACGGTTGATTCCGTACGCAATAAAGTGCTTAATGATCTTCTCCAAGTGCGACGAGAAAAGAGATTACGGGAAACTCTGAGTGATTTGCGTGCTAAATATTCGATTCGAGTTGAGTACCCAAAGAGGGATATAAGTTCGCTATCGTTAAAGGACTCGGATGACTAGAATAAGGCTATTATGCTGTCTTTTTATTGCATTTGTGCTGATATTAATCACAACTTATTTTCGGAAAGCCGCAAATGCGCATCCGTTAGCCCCGTCATTACTTGAGATTACCCAGGTATCACAGCATCATGCAAAGGTTAAATGGAAGCTCCCTTTACAGGGGGTGCCGAGAAACACCCTACGTCCACAATTACCTCCTCATTGTGTTCAATCTGGGGTAATAGAAATTCAAAAAATAGGTACCGCCCTAATAAGACAGTGGGAAGTGTACTGTCATTCTCCCCTGGTACGAAGCACTATTAACGTAAGCGGTATAGTGGAAAGCAAGGCGAATGTCATTCTTCGAATCTTTCTTCACGACGGTCGAAAGTTAAGCATGGTGTTAACTTCAGATAAATCGTCATTTGTCATACCTGATCGTGACTCGCCACTTGCCGTGGTTTGGAGCTATCTCAACTTAGGCTTCGAGCACATCCTCAGAGGTCTAGATCATTTGCTCTTTGTACTTGGACTAATGTTACTCGTATCAAATAGACGTCAACTCCTATTGACCATCACGGCATTTACTGTTGGCCATAGTATAACCCTTTCAATTGCCGTGTTAGGAATTGTTAAAATTCCGCAAGCTCCTGTAGAGGCGTTGATAGCTTTAAGCATTTTTATTTTGGCTGTAGAACTTACTAGGGATCAGAAATTCTCTCGGACACTTATGCATAGATATCCATGGGCAATGGCATTGGCATTTGGGCTTCTTCATGGGCTGGGCTTTGCAGGAGCGTTGTCGGAGATTGGGTTACCTGCAGGTGAGATTCCGATTGCCCTTTTCTCGTTCAACGTGGGCATCGAAGTAGGGCAGCTTCTCTTCGTCGTAATCATCCTAGCACTTCAAGTACTAATAAAATATGCCGACGTACCTATACCGGCTAGAACTGTATTGGTGCCAACTTACTTAATCGGAACACTTTCAGCGTTTTGGTTTTTTGAACGCGTTTCAAGAATTATTGGCTAGAATATTCTCTGAAAGTTGATGACACGAGACAAATAGATTATTTCCAATGCGTATGCTAAGGAAAGTTATAGAGTGTATAGTGAGCAATAAGCCATGATAAGAAAGGCTTTGCTTTTAAAGATATTTGATGCCGCCTACATGCACAGATGGAATGACCATCTCCGTCCCATAGAGTTCATAGAGTTGGACAAACAGGCTCATAAAATGATAATTGCATATTTTCTCGGTAAGTTTGAAGAGAGAACAACCGATTTGAGTTGGATTGAGATAATGGAGGGTGGATTATTTGAGCTTCTACAACGTATTGTAGTTACAGACCTGAAACCGCCTATTTTTTATAGGATAAAAGGGGATCCGAGTAAATATAAGCTGCTGAACGATTGGGTTTTTAAGGAGCTTGAGCCTTTTATAGCACCGTTAGGTCCGGAGTTTTGCAGGAGATTCAGGGATTATTTCTCCGGTACTGAAGATGATATAAATAGAAGGATTTTATATGCCGCCCATTTTTATGCTTCAAAGTGGGAGTTTGACATAATAGAGCGCGCTGATCCTAACGGTTATGAGATTGACATGATCAGAGAAGATTTGAAATTGAAAGAAGAGAAGTACCACGATTTGAAGGGCATGGAGCAGTTGAAAAAGCAAAAACGCTACAAAGATTTTATTGACTTGTGCGGACAACTAAGGTTCCAGACAAGGTGGGCACATCTTCACAGGATACCGAAGACTTCGGTATTAGGACATACGTTATTCGTAGCGATACTGTCTTACCTGTTTTCATTGAAAATAGGAGCATGTGAAAGGAGATGTTTCAATAATTACTTTACAGGATTATTTCATGATCTTCCGGAGGTTCTTACAAGAGATATAATATCGCCGGTGAAGAGATCAATAGAAGGTTTGAGTGATCTGATAAAAGAATACGAAAAGGAGCAGATGGAGAATGAGGTGTATGGATTGATTCCAAAGAGTTTTCATTCGGAAATCAGGATGTTTACGGAAAATGAATTCGAGAATGTTGTTACTGTAAATGGAAGAAGAAGGAGGGTTGATAGCCAGGAGATAGGCATGAAATATAATCACGATAAATTTAATCCTAGAGATGGAGAGCTAATTAAAGCGCTGGATGATCTTGCAGCTTTCATAGAGGCTTATACGGCGGTACAGAATGGTGCTAGCAGTAAGGAGCTACATAAATCAATAATTTCAAATAAGGAAAAATATGAAGGTTCTTATATTTCAGGTATCAACTTCGGCGAAATATATGCTGACTTTGACTAGGAGGATAGGAATAGACAATGGTTACCACGCATAGAAAATTCTGGGGATGGGGTGTAGAGGAGGCTGATATCAGTCTTCAAGAGAAGAGCGATTTGGCCGAGAGGATGGAAAAACAATTCTCTTTAGCTGGGCTAGAAGTGACACCACCTCCCAGGCTGGAGGAAGTTGATCTCCCCAAGTCAAGAATAGAACCGCCGGGCAGCCTTTCGCGTATATTTTCAATTGAACCATTCGAGCGTGCTGCACACACCTATGGTAAAGGATTCCCTGATATAGTGAGGGCCTATCAAAGGGATTTTTCAATAGCTCCGGACCTGGTGGCGTTTCCAGAAACTGAACAGGACATTATTGCTGTGATTGACTGGTGTTCGTCCGAGGGCATTGCAGCCATACCATACGGAGGCGGTTCAAGCGTGGTCAAGGGTACCGAACCCGATGTCGGAGAGGGTTATAAAGGTGTTGTAACAATCGATATGAAACGGCTCGATAAGGTACTAGAGGTGGACAGTATATCTCGAGCAGCCAATATACAGGCTGGCATCTACGGCCCGGCCCTGGAGAATGGACTTCGTCCCCATGGTTTGACACTGCGTCATTTCCCACAATCCTTTGAATACTCTACTCTCGGTGGCTGGATTGCAACACGTTCCGGCGGGCATTTTGCTACTCTCTACACACACATCGATGACTTTGTCGAAAGCCTCCGTATCGTTACCCCAACCGGAATTATTGAAACACGTCGCTTGCCAGGATCAGGGGCGGGGCCGAGCCCGGATAGATTTTTTATAGGATCAGAGGGTGCGATGGGAATAATCACATCTGCCTGGATGCGCCTTCAGCACCGTCCAAAGTTCCGTGAAAATGCCGCATTGACATTCCCTGATTTTCTTTCCGCTTCGGAGGCAGTGAGGGCAATTTCTCAAGCCGGACTTTATCCCTCGAATATTAGAATTCTTGACGCGGGTGAGGCCTGGTTTAATGGCGTTGCGGATGGGTCTGTTGCCGTTATGGTACTTGGATTTGAATCCGCTGACCATACCTTAGATGCATGGATAAAACGAGCCCTTGAATGTTGCCAGGATCATGGTGGTACCGCACCAGAACGAGAAGAGGATCGGTCTGGCATGGTCAATGCATGGCGGGAGGCATTTATTAGAATGCCCTATGTCTGGGAAGCTCTAATTGCAATGGGCATGATCACGGAGACTTACGAGAGCGCTATCACTTGGGATCGCTTTCCAGAGTTTCATGAAACGGTAATGAGTGAAGCAAATCGAGTAATGAAAAAGTTAAGTGGCGGCGGGTTTGTTTCTTGCCGGTTCACTTATGCATATCCGGATGGACCAGCTCCCTATTATTCGATAACAGCTCCTGGAAAGAAGGGCAGTCTATTGGAGATGGGTCAGGAAATAAAATCGGCCATATCAGAAACCTTTCTTAAACTGGGTGGAACTATTACTCATCATCACGCGGTCGGTCGTTATCATAAGGAATGGTATCTGCGCCAACGACCCGAGAGTTTTGGACGAGTTCTTGAATCAGCCAAGCGGGTGCTTGATCCTGCTGGAATACTTAACCCGGGGGTTCTCGTTGACCCTATACTATAGTTTCTTTATCTTCTTTTATTATTCTAGGTAAACTTGAAGGCTAGAGCTTCAATTTGTGAGAAGGTGTAACAATTGTAAACTTCGTTTATCCTGGCGCAAAAACCTTCTATAAAAATTTCAGGATATTTGGTAAGAAAGCTTTCCTGGAGTATTTATCCGGAGTTGAAAAGATTCTTTTTAACCATAAGCTGGTGGTAGGTCAGACTCCGTCCGAGATTATTTTCGAGATGGAAAAGGTTAAAGTAATTCACTACAAGCCTCTTAAAAGGAAGGTTAGCCGCGTACCTCTGCTGGTTATAACCCCAATTTTATCAAAACCTTACATACTTGATCTGTACCCGGGCTTGAGTTTTATTGAATACCTGGTTAATCAAGGGATTGACGTTTACCTGGTAGATTTTGGCATCCCTGACGACAGCGATACAAATTTGGCATTCGAAGATTATGTCTTCAGATACATACCATCTGCAATAGAAAGAGTTTTAGAAACTTCTTCGTCTAAGACAATGTCATTGTTGGGTTATTGTCTAGGAGGGGTTTTTACTCTGCTATATGCAACTTTTAATGACAGTAACCCGATTAAGAACATAGTGCTTGTAGCGAGTCCTGTTGATTTTTCAAAACTGGATCTGCATTACTATTATTGGAGAAATATTGACGTGGATCGATTAGTTGACACGTTCGGCAATATTCCCCCGGAGTTAATAATATTCAGTTTCAATGTCATCGCCGGTATTAAAAATCCTTATCGGTATTTAAAAAAATCAAAGAACTTCTTACAAAATATCAAAGACCGAGAATATATGAAAAGGGAATTACTAATCAACAGGTGGTTGATCGAATCGATCCCTTTCCCGGCTAAGGCCTTTAAGCAACTCATAAAAGAGTTTTTCTATGAAAATGCCCTGGTTAAAAAGAGGCTTCGAATGGCAGGGAAATCTGCGGATCTATCCAGAATAAAGTGTCCAATTCTAATTCTTTCCCATTCTGCAGATGTGGTAGCTCCGCCTGAGTCGGCAAGGGGTCTTCTGCAATTAATTTCAAGCCACGATAAAGAAATAGTTGAGGTTTCAGGAGGTGACGCTGGGCATATAGACATTATCATAGGAGCCGAGGGGCCAGAGGTTACCTGGCCAAAGACCGCATCATGGCTTAAGGATAGATCCAATCAGAATTAATTACCGACCATTATTAATCTTATTAATCTGTGTCCATTCTTGTTGACAAGAATTATGCTTTCAGTTAAATGAATTAACCTATTATTCCTTGGGGGTATAGAAATTAATACATTAGACATTGTACGAGAAAAGCTATTAGAGAAGGAAGAACCGATAACATTTGAAGAGGCCCGTACACTAACTGACCTTACGAAATCAGACGTGCCCGACCTTCTTTCATTAGCAAGAAAAGTTACTCTCAAATATAGGGGTGACGGAGTGTTCTTGCGTTCCATAATAAGCGCGCAGACTGGTAATTGTCCTGAAGACTGTTCGTTCTGTTCTCAATCGGCGCATTTCGATACCGAGATTCAAGCACATCCGCTAATGGCAGCAGAGAGGATCTTAAAAGCTGCTCAGCAGGCCGAAAGAATGGGTGCGATGGATTTTTGCATCGTAATTAGTGCAAGGGGGCCAACGCCACGAATATTTAGTAAAGTTTTGGAAGTAGTTGATCTTTTGTTGAGAGAAACAAATCTCAAAGTCGGATGCTCCCTTGGGGATTTGACGGAGGAACAGGCATTTACACTTAAGGATCACGGTGTGTGGAGATACAACCACAATCTCGAAACCTGTAGGAGTTATTTTCCTAATATATGTACTACACATACATATGATGACAGGCTGAAAACGGCGTTACTTGTGCAAAAGGCCGGAATGCACCTTTGCTGTGGTGGCATTCTCGGTATGGGGGAGTCAATGGAACAGAGGTTGCTACTTGCGTTTGAACTGAGAGAATTAAATCCAACATGGGTTCCAATTAACTTTTTAAACCCAAGGCCTGGAACCCCCTTTGCTGATCGTCCAATGATACATCCCTTCGAAGCTGTTAAAACTATCTCGATTTTCAGGTTGATTCTTCCAGATAAGATTCTCATGACAGCCGGTGGAAGAGAAGTAACCCTCCGCGACTTACAGGCTATGGGTTTGATGGCAGGAGCAAATGCTATGATACTTGGAAATTACCTAACAACACCCGGTCGTTCTCCTGAAGAAGATTTGAGAATGTTGGATGATCTCGAACTTCCGATCAGAACAGATATCAACAATTAAATTCAAGATATATAATCATAGCCACTGAGATCACAGAGAACATCGAGAAAATTTTTAATGAAATAAAAATCCTTCCTTGTTTTCCCTCTGTATCCTCTGTGGCAAAACTTTCTTATGAGCGACCGAACAAAAAAACTCGGGGAATACGATAAGCAGTTTGTCTGGCACCCGTTCACACAGATGAAGGAGTACGAGGAAACCGATCCAATTGTTATTGAGGGAGGGGAGGGGGTTTATCTTTACGATACCGAGGGCAGGAAATACATTGATGGCGTATCGTCTCTTTGGGTCAATATTCACGGCCATAAAGTTCCTGAAATAGATAGCGCAATAAAAGAGCAGGTGGATAAACTGAGCCACAGTACATTACTTGGGGTTACAAATCCTCCAGCAGTAGAGCTTGCCAAAGAACTGATTGATATATGTCCTCCAGGATTGAAGAAGGTCTTTTATTCAGGCGATGGAGCAAG
The Thermodesulfobacteriota bacterium DNA segment above includes these coding regions:
- a CDS encoding aldehyde dehydrogenase family protein translates to MAKSQRKYGLFINGKEVDSVSGKTFIRENPATEEPLAEIAEAQKEDVEKAVKAAKHAFGKWSHVPPRERAKFISSLAEALDQHKEQIAMTNTLETGKPIRESRLVEVGNSVRTLEYYAGAASKLNGESMVVSDDQLTITLKEPVGVAAHIIPW
- a CDS encoding DUF3604 domain-containing protein — its product is MKSITKIMYCCSTIFMLLCLALIGAGCSETTERNEDREPCDSFDPLRQPFFGDTHIHTSFSFDAYVFSVRNYPNDAYKFAKGEAVPLPDALAMGGEPQMRLARLRRPLDFAAVTDHAELFGEMIICSRSSEDTPGHDTLLCEQMRSGKPDPRTVALEWAFNPLLRNFTARPLVFCGDEGVDCPGAVVSMWNEIQDAAEAHYDRTSACSFTTFVAYEYTAQPVFDNLHRNVIFRNSNVIRSPISNVTTGGPFPVVLWEKLREECLNSKKGCDVLTIPHNANLSGSGPEAPNGRMFPDPLTAAEAGERAFFEPLMEIIQHKGASECRFDRLARRGVQTIDELCTFEQVPKLNLNPALPDVQIDEFPTRNMIRNALKDGMALSSKFDGINPFKYGLVGSTDTHNGTPGDSLESDFQGHAGTDDAPLARMIDGIYRGPGGLAVVWAEENSRDSIFEAMRRKETYGTSGTRPIVRFFGGWEYENTPKELCDDPDRVEIGYGLGVPMGSDLPSREEGKNPRFLVAALKDPGYPAVLLGQRPIPGTPLQRIQIVKGWVDSDGKTHEQVVTVVGNEEISGNELNTNTCEPNLEAGFTELCTVWEDKNFDPALPAFYYARVLENPTCRWSTFACKAAGVDPLSKSEECLIQAGLANAKAVAEGVIDEGDTPFNNCCLNETNDPFLSRTLQERAWTSPIWYVPDG
- a CDS encoding peptidyl-prolyl cis-trans isomerase, which codes for MANIMNLFSRAIRTPVFQFLFLGGLIFIVNVEWRSRTLNNTGNPYHQELVITAKKIDQLRSDLIAKSGLTPTPRELQSAIQEAIDEEILYRETLSLGLDRGSSAIRQRLIQIARFVAEDPDQDEDALYELSLKLGLNRSDLVVRRYLVTKMRLIAERVPMDEEVQIPTDAELEKFIHQNPEKYIFLSSVRFSHVYLSKDRRGMYAKADARRMLKELQSKGIDPMDASKQGDPFLLGQHNSWKSHKRLEQLFGPDFANSVMGLPIAEWSGPIQSSYGWHIVWLHGKQKDKLPTVDSVRNKVLNDLLQVRREKRLRETLSDLRAKYSIRVEYPKRDISSLSLKDSDD
- a CDS encoding HupE/UreJ family protein, coding for MTRIRLLCCLFIAFVLILITTYFRKAANAHPLAPSLLEITQVSQHHAKVKWKLPLQGVPRNTLRPQLPPHCVQSGVIEIQKIGTALIRQWEVYCHSPLVRSTINVSGIVESKANVILRIFLHDGRKLSMVLTSDKSSFVIPDRDSPLAVVWSYLNLGFEHILRGLDHLLFVLGLMLLVSNRRQLLLTITAFTVGHSITLSIAVLGIVKIPQAPVEALIALSIFILAVELTRDQKFSRTLMHRYPWAMALAFGLLHGLGFAGALSEIGLPAGEIPIALFSFNVGIEVGQLLFVVIILALQVLIKYADVPIPARTVLVPTYLIGTLSAFWFFERVSRIIG
- a CDS encoding HD domain-containing protein; this translates as MIRKALLLKIFDAAYMHRWNDHLRPIEFIELDKQAHKMIIAYFLGKFEERTTDLSWIEIMEGGLFELLQRIVVTDLKPPIFYRIKGDPSKYKLLNDWVFKELEPFIAPLGPEFCRRFRDYFSGTEDDINRRILYAAHFYASKWEFDIIERADPNGYEIDMIREDLKLKEEKYHDLKGMEQLKKQKRYKDFIDLCGQLRFQTRWAHLHRIPKTSVLGHTLFVAILSYLFSLKIGACERRCFNNYFTGLFHDLPEVLTRDIISPVKRSIEGLSDLIKEYEKEQMENEVYGLIPKSFHSEIRMFTENEFENVVTVNGRRRRVDSQEIGMKYNHDKFNPRDGELIKALDDLAAFIEAYTAVQNGASSKELHKSIISNKEKYEGSYISGINFGEIYADFD
- a CDS encoding FAD-binding oxidoreductase, with protein sequence MVTTHRKFWGWGVEEADISLQEKSDLAERMEKQFSLAGLEVTPPPRLEEVDLPKSRIEPPGSLSRIFSIEPFERAAHTYGKGFPDIVRAYQRDFSIAPDLVAFPETEQDIIAVIDWCSSEGIAAIPYGGGSSVVKGTEPDVGEGYKGVVTIDMKRLDKVLEVDSISRAANIQAGIYGPALENGLRPHGLTLRHFPQSFEYSTLGGWIATRSGGHFATLYTHIDDFVESLRIVTPTGIIETRRLPGSGAGPSPDRFFIGSEGAMGIITSAWMRLQHRPKFRENAALTFPDFLSASEAVRAISQAGLYPSNIRILDAGEAWFNGVADGSVAVMVLGFESADHTLDAWIKRALECCQDHGGTAPEREEDRSGMVNAWREAFIRMPYVWEALIAMGMITETYESAITWDRFPEFHETVMSEANRVMKKLSGGGFVSCRFTYAYPDGPAPYYSITAPGKKGSLLEMGQEIKSAISETFLKLGGTITHHHAVGRYHKEWYLRQRPESFGRVLESAKRVLDPAGILNPGVLVDPIL
- a CDS encoding alpha/beta fold hydrolase: MVGQTPSEIIFEMEKVKVIHYKPLKRKVSRVPLLVITPILSKPYILDLYPGLSFIEYLVNQGIDVYLVDFGIPDDSDTNLAFEDYVFRYIPSAIERVLETSSSKTMSLLGYCLGGVFTLLYATFNDSNPIKNIVLVASPVDFSKLDLHYYYWRNIDVDRLVDTFGNIPPELIIFSFNVIAGIKNPYRYLKKSKNFLQNIKDREYMKRELLINRWLIESIPFPAKAFKQLIKEFFYENALVKKRLRMAGKSADLSRIKCPILILSHSADVVAPPESARGLLQLISSHDKEIVEVSGGDAGHIDIIIGAEGPEVTWPKTASWLKDRSNQN
- the bioB gene encoding biotin synthase BioB, with the translated sequence MTFEEARTLTDLTKSDVPDLLSLARKVTLKYRGDGVFLRSIISAQTGNCPEDCSFCSQSAHFDTEIQAHPLMAAERILKAAQQAERMGAMDFCIVISARGPTPRIFSKVLEVVDLLLRETNLKVGCSLGDLTEEQAFTLKDHGVWRYNHNLETCRSYFPNICTTHTYDDRLKTALLVQKAGMHLCCGGILGMGESMEQRLLLAFELRELNPTWVPINFLNPRPGTPFADRPMIHPFEAVKTISIFRLILPDKILMTAGGREVTLRDLQAMGLMAGANAMILGNYLTTPGRSPEEDLRMLDDLELPIRTDINN